One Phragmites australis chromosome 23, lpPhrAust1.1, whole genome shotgun sequence DNA window includes the following coding sequences:
- the LOC133905756 gene encoding elongation of fatty acids protein 3-like: MAAAYWLAEHPAIVGFRWSPTDLWFSTWAFLLGFLASYVALCLALDAFLGAVLRRRKALPLGPVPPAHALLMAAVSAVIFVGTLLSAVAEIRDTRWSWRGRSRTTPFRWLLCFPPGTRSSGRVFFWSYAYYLSRYLHAARGVFAVLRRRRGAAARVFAHAASIAMAFLWLEFSQSFQVLAILASTLAHAVACGFRFWVGAGLPAARAARGAPVALACQLALLGCNLACHVGVVWMHFGVVAGGCSGIGAWVFNTPLNAALLWVFLHCYGKRGVCDDDGGATAARARHDSTDKEL, encoded by the coding sequence ATGGCCGCCGCCTACTGGCTCGCCGAGCACCCGGCCATCGTCGGCTTCCGCTGGAGCCCCACCGACCTGTGGTTCTCCACCTGGGCCTTCCTCCTCGGCTTCCTCGCCTCCTACGTCGCGCTCTGCCTCGCCCTCGACGCCTTTCTCGGCGCCGTCCTGCGCCGACGGAAGGCGCTCCCGCTGGGCCCCGTGCCGCCCGCCCACGCGCTGCTCATGGCGGCCGTGTCGGCGGTCATCTTTGTGGGGACGCTGCTATCCGCCGTCGCCGAGATACGGGATACGCGCTGGTCGTGGCGCGGGCGCAGCCGCACCACGCCGTTCCGGTGGCTGCTCTGCTTCCCGCCCGGGACGCGCTCCTCGGGCCGCGTCTTCTTCTGGTCCTACGCCTACTACCTCTCCCGCTACCTCCACGCAGCGCGGGGCGTCTTCGCGGTGCTacggcgccggcgcggcgcgGCCGCGAGGGTGTTCGCGCACGCGGCCTCCATCGCCATGGCGTTCCTCTGGCTCGAGTTCTCGCAGTCGTTCCAGGTGCTCGCCATCCTCGCCTCCACGCTGGCGCACGCCGTCGCCTGCGGCTTCCGCTTCTGGGTCGGCGCGGGGCTCCCCGCCGCGCGCGCAGCCCGCGGCGCCCCCGTCGCGCTCGCCTGCCAGCTCGCGCTGCTCGGGTGCAACCTCGCGTGCCACGTCGGCGTCGTGTGGATGCACTTCggcgtcgtcgccggcgggtgCAGCGGCATCGGCGCGTGGGTGTTCAACACGCCTCTCAACGCCGCCCTGCTCTGGGTGTTCCTGCATTGCTACGGCAAGCGCGGCGTCTGCGACGATGACggcggcgccaccgccgcccgcgCGCGGCACGACAGCACCGACAAGGAGCTATGA